In Felis catus isolate Fca126 chromosome A3, F.catus_Fca126_mat1.0, whole genome shotgun sequence, a single genomic region encodes these proteins:
- the ACTL10 gene encoding actin-like protein 10, which yields MSGYRSVIKSFPFSMKEVKAKREVPGDLLGLKDWAGLLGPQFCNQKGQDLGLAPEPRAERRASSEAGGGASGEGRGRAGRGAVASVSGRSGSRRVRRPPSLGRVAVVVDQGSGFIKAGFGGERQPRLVLKSSSLVPTWDRPVCTRAPGCGLAGGVERAHPIKHGVVVDWEALEGLWERLLVGGLRVCPEQWPVLVSDSPSAPPASREKVAELLFEALVVPACHVASTALLALCSTGAFSGLAVEAGAGVCHATPVYAGHSWHEATFRLDIAGSTLSRYLRDLLVATCPDPSLRALPRKAITQLKKRCCYVSLDFEGDLRNSDRHHPVSFCLGNGCSFCLSSERFRCPEPIFQPSLLGQAEPGLPALAFQALQRVPATLRTRLADTVVLAGGSTLFPGFTERLEMELEAQCRRHGYGALRPHLVAKPGRGTAVWTGGSMVASLRSFQQRWITRAMYQECGSRLVHEVFN from the exons ATGAGTGGCTACAGATCTGTGATTAAGAGCTTTCCCTTCAGCAtgaaggaag TCAAGGCCAAGAGAGAGGTGCCAGGAGACCTTCTGGGGCTCAAGGACTGGGCTGGACTCCTGGGTCCCCAA TTCTGTAACCAGAAAGGCCAAGACTTAGGCCTGGCGCCCGAGCCAAGAGCTGAAAGGCGGGCCTCCAGtgaggccgggggcggggcctctgGCGAAGGGCGGGGTCGAGCCGGGAGAGGCGCCGTGGCGTCGGTGTCCGGGAGGTCCGGGAGCCGCCGGGTCCGTCGGCCGCCCTCGCTGGGCCGCGTGGCGGTGGTGGTAGACCAGGGCTCGGGCTTCATCAAGGCGGGCTTCGGGGGCGAGCGCCAGCCCCGCCTGGTGCTGAAGAGCTCCAGCCTGGTGCCCACCTGGGACCGGCCGGTGTGTACCCGCGCACCCGGCTGCGGGCTGGCGGGCGGCGTGGAACGGGCGCACCCCATCAAGCACGGCGTGGTGGTGGACTGGGAGgcactggaggggctgtgggagcgCCTGCTGGTGGGCGGCCTGCGGGTGTGCCCGGAGCAGTGGCCCGTGCTAGTGAGTGACTCGCCGTCGGCGCCGCCCGCGAGCCGCGAGAAGGTGGCCGAGCTGCTGTTCGAGGCCCTGGTGGTGCCTGCGTGCCACGTGGCCAGCACGGCGTTGTTGGCGCTCTGCTCCACTGGCGCGTTCAGCGGGCTGGCCGTAGAGGCAGGTGCAGGCGTGTGCCACGCCACACCCGTCTATGCGGGCCACTCGTGGCACGAGGCCACCTTCCGGCTGGACATCGCAGGCAGCACCCTGTCGCGCTACCTGCGGGACTTGCTGGTGGCAACGTGCCCTGATCCATCGCTGCGGGCCTTGCCCCGCAAGGCCATCACACAGCTCAAGAAGCGCTGCTGCTATGTGTCGCTGGACTTTGAGGGTGACCTTCGTAACTCTGACCGCCACCATCCGGTCAGTTTCTGTTTAGGCAACGGGTGCTCTTTCTGCCTCAGCAGCGAGCGCTTCCGCTGCCCGGAACCCATCTTCCAGCCGAGTCTGCTAGGCCAGGCCGAGCCAGGACTGCCTGCACTGGCCTTCCAGGCACTGCAGAGGGTCCCTGCGACTCTAAGGACGCGGCTGGCCGATACCGTGGTGCTGGCCGGTGGTTCCACGCTTTTCCCTGGCTTCACTGAGCGCCTGGAAATGGAGCTAGAGGCGCAGTGCCGGAGGCACGGCTATGGGGCACTGCGGCCTCACCTGGTGGCCAAGCCTGGGCGTGGCACAGCAGTGTGGACAGGTGGCTCCATGGTGGCCTCCTTGCGTTCCTTCCAACAGCGCTGGATAACCCGGGCCATGTACCAGGAGTGTGGCTCCAGGCTGGTGCACGAAGTGTTCAACTGA